The DNA region cacaataacccataaatgacaaagtgaaaacatgtttagatATTTTCAGCAAATGTATaacaaaaattaaaaacagaaagatGTTTCACTGTCTCTGTGACCACAGATAACatcagaacaaagttgactaccactacaaagttgccaatgtcttcGAAATTGTTACAAACAAGACAAAAATCTGCTTAAAATGAAAACAGATGACTCCATTAAAAGATATACACTACATAGGGTTGTATATTTAAATCATATTGAAACCAATTCCATGTTCAACAAATTCGTTTTTTTTGTGCTAATTGTAGGCTAAGCTACTGTCTGTAAGTGTTGCCTCAATATACTATTTCATGATGTGTAACAGCGTGCGCGCAATGATGTGCCAGATCTGTGAATTACTGCATTATTATAGGGTAGTCTAAACATAAGAACAAGCCGACTCAATATTAGCAGCCATATAGGCCAAGTGATAATATCTCTACTAAGAGTTGATCCGTTGTCAGTATTGTGGAAGAATTCTAATGTTTATGATCCGAGAGCAGCGCTGCCTTCCTTTTGATCCTATCAGTATTGACAGATGCTCCGACGACGACGGACGCACTTGGTGAGCGTTCTCTCTACGAGGCGTTCCGGGGAAATGCATGGGACATCGTCGGCCGGTTTAAGAAAAAACACTTGTAAGCTTCAGTTCCATCCCTatcgggaaaccgggccctgCTTAGTTAGTTGTAAAAATGCCAAACATTCTTTAAGCAAATACAACCCCAAAAAATGTCATTAAGAATATTTTACTATACAACATTTCCATGCCTGTATGTATGAGATAAGCAAAAATGTAGTTTAGTTTATTCAAAGAGAGGGTGGGTATTTCGCCTGAACATTGCCCAACATGTATCCATAAATCAAAGGTACCGCAATAGTGTATTTAGTGAACAAACTCACAAATGGTCTGAGTGTTGTGGACTCACCTACGTTTCGCAGtgagaggtgagtagagaggtGATCTCGGGGCTCATGTGGCCCACGGCCTTGGCAGCTTCCACGATGGCTCGCCGGTACATCCCTTTCTTCTTGCGGTTGAATCGCGACCTGAAGAACTCCCGGAAGGGGGAGAGTTTGGCAACGGACAGCTGGGAGGTAGTGGGCGAGCCGAACCAGGCCACCTTGGCCTCTGGCCACTGGACCTCGCAGTTAGACTCCTCTTTGCGGCTGCCGCTGATGCTGAGCACCCTCGCCGGCCACCAGGGGAACCCATGGATCTTCCCCCACACCACGTCTCCCACGGCCACCGCGTGGCCCTCCTCCGTCACGCACTTGGTCATGCTACGTGTGTGCAGGCGCACGGTGAGTGGCGGCACAGTCTTGCTGTCGTCTTGTGAGATCGAGGAGGACATGGAGGAGATGTGCTCGCCGGGCGCTAGGTCGCACAGCTCTGGGGACGTGCCATCTGAGCTGAAGGATTTGGATTCGTCTAGACTGTCTGTGCTGCACACGGACAGGCTGGAGGAGTCCGCTTTCCTCTTGCGAAGGTTGATGAGCAGCGCAAGGTCACTTTGGCCTCGGTCTACCTCCTCTCCAGAGCTCCCCGACCACAGTTCCATGGGGGTTTTATCCCCAGAGTCCTCCGAGTGGGGTAGGGGACGAGGAACCGGGACCCCAAAGCTCTTtctgctctgcctctctaccAGCTCTGCATCGTAGACCGTCAGGCTGTCCTCTCCGTCCCCCAGGGTCCTCACTCGAATCTTGGGGGAGGGGAAGTCCAGGCCAGCCGTTGGGGGTCTGGGGAGCTTGAGTTTGGGAATGGACACGGTCAGGCCCGTCCTGGTGGCGTCCAGGATGTGGCGCTGCTCCtgggtctgggttagggtggtgggCTCGGGCACCTTGCCCAGCTGGCCTTTTAGGCCGTTTTGCATCAGCTGCTTAGGACAGAAGGGCTTGACAGAGCCGTGGACCCGAGCTGGGATCTTCATCACCTCGCCCTTGCCTTGCGGAGTGCTGTAGGAGATCTTGATGACCGGGCTGTGGGGAATGATGTCCACTGCAGGGAACTTTGGTTCCTCATCCCTCTTGTCCTTCCGGAGCCGCTTGCTGTCATAGCCGTTGGGGCCATTCTCCCGCCTCTTGCTGTTATCCTTGGTGGCATCTGCATCCTCTTTCCTGGTCAACTTCACAGACCCGTCTTTGGAGTCTTCATCGCTCTGTGGAGCGTTCTCTTTCCTGGAAGCCTTGGTTGTGGGCATCCCGTCCTTACTGTCCTCGTCACTGTTCAGTGTGTTCTTACACTTCTCGCACAACACCTGCCGGGGGCGGAGTCTGATGGTGCTCATGGTCATCTGCCCGGGCTCTCGGGTCCGCCTCTTCTTCCTTTTAATGGTCCGCGGAGGTGGCTGAGGTACCCATTGACCATAGCTGTGGCGCACCCAAATGGGCTGAGGGAAGGGAGCTCCTTCAAAATATGGAGGGTATGGACCGTGCCCGGCAGGCACTGTTGTGGGCAGAGGGGCTGGGAGACGGGCACCTAGTGGGTCATTTTCAGGGAGCGTGTTTTCATCCTTTGGTCTATGATGTGAAGCCTGGCTGGGAGGTTTAGTAACAGGTTCCTCTCTCAGGACTTCAGGGATGTCACAACCAGGTTTCAATGCAGGGCATTCCACTGGCTTTGAGGTGATATCCGGTAGGCAGAAAAGCCCAGTCCTAAGAGAAAAAGTGAGAAAGAAAATGACTTTAGTATGCTTTGTAGCTTCTGGGTTATTAGATCCAATTATTATGAAGTCAAATTGTTTGCACTCAACTTTATCATTGTGGATAAAGCAAGAATTGAAACTCTTTAGTTTAAGTTCCTGTTCGGGTCAAGAACATTAGCTCTACTAAATCTAAGCACAACAAATGCACTCCTCTGACCTTGTTGCAACACTTTAGCTTGTGTAAAAGACAGCACATTTATCACCTGTGTTGGGTTTTCTACTGGAGTGGGGGTTGGGAGACAGCAAGCAAGCAGGTCGTTGTCTAGTTCGCCTATAGCCCACCCCTACAGTCTTGCGCTTCAAACTGAAAAAGCTGAAGTGCGTGTTTTCTCTGTAAATTCACATGTTCCTTTTCATGCCAGTGGCCTACAGGCGTGACGTGTCCAAGCCGGGCTTCTCTAAGGAGCCATTTGAAAAGGGAGTTGAGAgcagccaaggcagcagcagcaacatggCTGTGCTCCACTCTGCTGTCAGAGACAGCAGACAAAGAGACTACAGGATACCCAGGAGCCCCCTCCACTCCATCTgactgaaaaaaacaacaaccccgTGAATCACTCGGGACCCAGAGAGAGCCAGGAGATTCACTTGTTTTCGCATCAGTGTCTGCTGGGTGCTTGTGTGTAATGAGATGATTAATTAAAGCACATTTAGGCAGCCCGAAAGGCGTTTCCCCATGAGCGGCTATTGTCACATTTAAATAAAGAGGCCCGGCGAGGCCTGTTTCCTGTGCTTTAGAGGAGACCTTTAAAGGCCCTTCTTGAGCAACACAATCTCAGCCATCACAATGATTGACACAGGCTGGACATAGTGGTTAACAGGCCATGAcaaatcctgtttccatttagcATAGAATGCTGTACATACACTACAACCAAATAAAGAGATCCTGCACAAAGGATACATGACATGGAAACTGGAGACGCACAATTAAGGGAAATGCATTCCTATAAACCTAAAAGAAGAACTCACATTTTGACATTCCCAAAGCAAAATATGCCTGTATGCCAAACCACTGTTCTTTGTTTAAGCTTAGATCTTTTCCACTGGGGACACTGGGGACACTGGGGAAGGTCAATCTCAAGGCATTTGGAGTGATCCATCACGCGAATGTGTAGGCCTACATGTCTCAGTGAAGGCCTACCGATATGAAAAGCTGGTAAGATTCTGATGCTGagtctataaataaataaacccaGTGGCATTTAAAAAAGGTGCACCCACTGCACTGTACTAGCATGTACTAGTGCAACACAAGGCCAGTACATGTGACACACACTGCGAGCCAGATAACATGCCCCAGATGAATACCAATcattcaaataacattttataccTTACCTCTATTGTTAACACCCTATACATAGGCATAAATGGGATTTCTTGCCAACATTGTGTAGTTCACCCTTTGTCAAGTACAAAGTGGACCTATAGCCTAGTTTTTCAGGTGTCTAATTTCCTTGGAAACGCGACAATTAGTGCCATCTTTAACAGCAAAACACAGCTGTATAATCTCTTATTTAGAGTTCAAGTCAATCATTTATAAATAGGCCTACACTGATTGTATCATTAGCTAAGGGTAACATTGGATGACTGAGTTTAACATAGGCCTACATTACTGAAAGCACAAGAACAGGAGTAGGCAAAATTATAATGTGATGCCCAACACTTTGCATATCTAGTATTAAAACATGTAACCTTAATGTAATAATTACTAGATAGGTAGCTATAAGAATGTATGTACAAAAGTCTAATATGAGAAAGGGTGTTTCAGTAAGGCCAGCCATAGCTGGGTTACATTGTTGGCAGTCTAAATCTTGCCAACATTGaactagcttgatagttaacgttagccagctaacaATGAGGTAACGTTACCCACGTAAGCATAACTTTTGTTGAAATGCCCATCACGTTACTTTCACGGGGTGGTTGGCTTTATCCAAACTTCCTAGTAATGATACACGTGTTTATATGTTATTAATATGTTCGCTGTAAAGGTGAGCAAATCAgagttagctggctaacgttaactagcaagctagctacaacCCCTTGGAGTCTATTGTATGATGGCCCAtgtagctagttagttagcatgCTAAATTAGCCAGCAAACATTAGCAGGCTAACTAGCTAATTATTTTGTGATACAAGTATACAGTTATTCGAATAAATAAGACTCACTTTTTGTTGCAATCGAGTAATATCCCCATGTAGCACCTTTCTTGATAGGTAAGCGTCACTACTAGTGTATCGTTAACTATTTGATCAACAGTGACAGGAATCCGAGAGCCGGCCCGCAGCTCCTCGGCCACAGCCTCCATATTTTCCGGCGTGAGGTGTCCGGCTTTGCGGTACTCGAGCCCGGCCCTGGGAGCCACGATCGCCTCTGCTAAAGATGCTTCTCCCTTCTACTTTCGAGCACGGGAGGGTACACCAGGGCACGAAATGACGCCATCACCCCCCACCAAGTCAATTACAACAGTTCTGCCACTGGTGACATCACACAAAGACAGATGATATAAATATTTTGAGGTTGCCCCTCTGTCTTGCTTAAAATTATACCGTTTGGCTTTCCGTTTATTGTTGGCTCATGTAGCCACCATTTCAGAACAATAGCTATTTCATCACTATTAGTTATTATCTagctaatacatttttttaaatgtaatttaactaggcaagtcagttaagaatttttatttttatttacactgacatcctaggaacagtgggttggttacctgccttgttcaggctCAGACCGAAAGATGTTTTACCttctcagctcagggattcgatctggGCAAACACCGGCAAATGGCCCAgcgctctacccactaggctaccagccgcccCCCGATACATTTCCCCCTTCCATTTGAATGTTATCGTCAGGCCATTTTTTATCGTGCCATTCCAAATTACATATATTCCTACCTTCAAACTGCCCTGGTTTACATGAATCACCCCCATATTTACTGTCTGTATCCAAGCCAACTGTATCAATAAGTAATTTAGGCAGTGCTTGACTTAGGCAGGAGTtatactgcttgagctcctgttcctcttatagaatactcTTATAGAGCTTCTGCACCTTAATATAAACAGTTCCAGCATCCAAAAGGAGTACCGGAACCTATTGAAGTCAAAGTCAAGCACTGAATTTAGGCTATAGGCACACATACAGTCAAATAAGTATACATGATCAACCTCTGTATAGCTGCTGTACAGTTGCAAGGACCTGAAATACAGTGACCTATTAGGCTGCTATTTAGCACTGATTGACTTGATGAATGAGGGTGTGTTTATCTTGGAACACAAGCACTTTACACTTAACTAATGATGTGCATGTAACAGGCTGAAATGTTTATTGATGAATGGGTATCGGATGCCATTGTAAACTGTTTGTAGAGTGCTATAATTCCATACTACCCTGTCCTGTATGACTTCTTTGCATACAATGTCAATTCATTTAATACGGCAACAATTCTAAATGGCAGTAGgtctacacacacaaatactttcAATTGTCATAGCATCTTGGTGAGTTCTCCCCAGTAAATGCGATGAATCGATACTCGATGTCGCTCTCCTGTTTCCTCTCAGCAAGTTCCGACTGCAATCTCTTGGCCTGAAACAGAAGCAATGGAAGAAAACCACAAAGAAAGAAACACCTAGACATTCATTTAATTCCTGGGGCTGCTGTCATTGAGCACTGAAAATGACTTGACTGGTTACTTgatatacagtagaatagtaaCACACTTCCTCCATGTCCTGCCTTGCAGCTTCTGTCTCCTCTTGGGCAGTGCCACTGGGCCTCCTGCGCCTCTCCTGGATCATCTGAACATGGCTCCTGATCCGCTGCTCTAACTCCCGGTCGCGGGCTGCCCTGGGGTCACACAGGTCAAGGGTAAAATGAACCACCATTCCACAAACTAAAGATTCTCTTAGTTACATACCGCTGTGGGTGCTGCAtgttgttggtggtggaggattagctggctagctacagaCTACAGAGACCAGATGCTCGGAGTCCGGACCTGTCTGACCCTGTCCCTAATCAAGACTCCTGATACTTTAACCTGGCTGTGACTGACcaatgctccctccctccacatatACATTTATCACACGATTTCACGCAATTGATTgatttaattatttgtttatttattccgATGGACTGTACGCTGCAATTCAGCTCTTGTACACCTTGACAATAAACTAAAC from Oncorhynchus mykiss isolate Arlee chromosome 1, USDA_OmykA_1.1, whole genome shotgun sequence includes:
- the LOC110526927 gene encoding PWWP domain-containing protein 2B isoform X2 — translated: MEAVAEELRAGSRIPVTVDQIVNDTLVVTLTYQERCYMGILLDCNKKTGLFCLPDITSKPVECPALKPGCDIPEVLREEPVTKPPSQASHHRPKDENTLPENDPLGARLPAPLPTTVPAGHGPYPPYFEGAPFPQPIWVRHSYGQWVPQPPPRTIKRKKRRTREPGQMTMSTIRLRPRQVLCEKCKNTLNSDEDSKDGMPTTKASRKENAPQSDEDSKDGSVKLTRKEDADATKDNSKRRENGPNGYDSKRLRKDKRDEEPKFPAVDIIPHSPVIKISYSTPQGKGEVMKIPARVHGSVKPFCPKQLMQNGLKGQLGKVPEPTTLTQTQEQRHILDATRTGLTVSIPKLKLPRPPTAGLDFPSPKIRVRTLGDGEDSLTVYDAELVERQSRKSFGVPVPRPLPHSEDSGDKTPMELWSGSSGEEVDRGQSDLALLINLRKRKADSSSLSVCSTDSLDESKSFSSDGTSPELCDLAPGEHISSMSSSISQDDSKTVPPLTVRLHTRSMTKCVTEEGHAVAVGDVVWGKIHGFPWWPARVLSISGSRKEESNCEVQWPEAKVAWFGSPTTSQLSVAKLSPFREFFRSRFNRKKKGMYRRAIVEAAKAVGHMSPEITSLLTSHCET
- the LOC110526927 gene encoding PWWP domain-containing protein 2B isoform X1 — encoded protein: MEAVAEELRAGSRIPVTVDQIVNDTLVVTLTYQERCYMGILLDCNKKTGLFCLPDITSKPVECPALKPGCDIPEVLREEPVTKPPSQASHHRPKDENTLPENDPLGARLPAPLPTTVPAGHGPYPPYFEGAPFPQPIWVRHSYGQWVPQPPPRTIKRKKRRTREPGQMTMSTIRLRPRQVLCEKCKNTLNSDEDSKDGMPTTKASRKENAPQSDEDSKDGSVKLTRKEDADATKDNSKRRENGPNGYDSKRLRKDKRDEEPKFPAVDIIPHSPVIKISYSTPQGKGEVMKIPARVHGSVKPFCPKQLMQNGLKGQLGKVPEPTTLTQTQEQRHILDATRTGLTVSIPKLKLPRPPTAGLDFPSPKIRVRTLGDGEDSLTVYDAELVERQSRKSFGVPVPRPLPHSEDSGDKTPMELWSGSSGEEVDRGQSDLALLINLRKRKADSSSLSVCSTDSLDESKSFSSDGTSPELCDLAPGEHISSMSSSISQDDSKTVPPLTVRLHTRSMTKCVTEEGHAVAVGDVVWGKIHGFPWWPARVLSISGSRKEESNCEVQWPEAKVAWFGSPTTSQLSVAKLSPFREFFRSRFNRKKKGMYRRAIVEAAKAVGHMSPEITSLLTSHCETG